The proteins below come from a single Mytilus edulis chromosome 5, xbMytEdul2.2, whole genome shotgun sequence genomic window:
- the LOC139523465 gene encoding uncharacterized protein: MNSVLIPDIYRLMSDPYHRIDNFTTLCEELEDHLDPSIDEVRMEKMISIMKRLIDYKTDEVFPKMNELFYTLTETIFSVVECQENWSLSESAKPSVARVILDKFQKMIVGGRILPKETLTEKKCHKRYKQVREYKEVQDLKKLIENHEKIYQELQEQQKKCWFINDKVTFVTDLLERKKTFFAEYEDQFSPKNHERRKDFIEFLQEKLERKMEKAAKTTGKYQTLLNAESVAKDKVRQLESQILDSLKFGFNEKILSGLVFLKRVLSTVNTERSHDIMQHIQKLEYESQHLVTNIVNTLSSKYNSVSPQEFHLQHRFSEELPECEFTGYHENLRQIKLKTLKKGEQQGTSNDKSDKDAAAFTHCFTRQTYLDTRDLNNTLPGFSAASFDTHAGCSAVPKGMIVKQKIATASSDVSFGWYKMQPWQQKKWTFFLKNSNTTLS, encoded by the exons ATGAATTCAGTGTTAATACCAGATATATATCGGCTTATGTCCGATCCATATCACCG TATTGATAACTTTACGACATTGTGCGAAGAGCTAGAAGACCATCTTGATCCATCAATAGATGAAGTACGTATGGAGAAGATGATCAGCATCATGAAGAGATTGATAGATTATAAAACAGATGAAG TGTTTCCTAAGATGAACGAGTTATTTTACACGTTGACTGAGACAATTTTCAGTGTTGTCGAGTGCCAGGAGAATTGGTCACTATCTGAATCCGCTAAGCCATCAGTTGCCAGGGTGATTCTTGACAAATTCCAGAAAATGATAGTAGGAGGCAGAATTCTGCCAAAAGAAAC ATTAACGGAGAAAAAATGCCACAAGCGGTATAAACAAGTAAGAGAATACAAAGAAGTAcaagatttaaagaaattaatagaGAACCACGAGAAAATTTACCAGGAACTTCAGGAACAACAAAAG aaatgtTGGTTCATCAACGATAAGGTGACATTTGTTACAGACTTACTTGAGCGTAAAAAAACCTTCTTCGCAGAATATGAAGACCAATTCTCGCCCAAAAATCATGAGCGGAGAAAGGATTTCATAGAGTTTCTTCAAGAGAAGTTAGAGAGAAAGATGGAGAAAGCTGCTAAGACTACGGGAAAGTATCAAACTTTGCTAAATGCTGAAAGTGTGGCCAAAGATAAAGTGAGACAG TTGGAAAGTCAAATTTTAGATAGTCTAAAATTCGGATTCAACGAAAAGATATTGAGTGGACTGGTTTTTCTGAAGCGAGTTTTGTCAACCGTTAACACTGAAAG ATCACATGACATTATGCAGCACATCCAAAAGCTAGAATATGAGAGCCAACATTTAGTTACCAACATCGTAAATACACTTAGTTCAAAATACAATAGTGTATCACCCCAG GAATTTCATCTTCAACATAGATTTTCTGAGGAACTTCCAGAGTGTGAATTCACTGGATACCATGAAAACCTTAGGCAAATCAAGTTGAAAACATTAAAGAAAGGCGAGCAACAGGGCACCAGTAATGATA AATCCGACAAAGACGCAGCAGCTTTTACCCACTGCTTCACACGTCAGACATATCTTGATACACGTGACTTGAATAATACACTTCCAGGCTTTAGTGCAGCATCTTTTGATACACACGCAGGCTGTAGTGCAGTACCAAAAG GGATGATCGTTAAACAAAAGATTGCAACAGCATCTAGTGATGTCTCATTTGGATGGTACAAAATGCAACCATGGCAACAAAAGAAATGGACCTTCTTTCTGAAGAACTCTAATACAACATTGTCATAA